A window of Polaribacter litorisediminis contains these coding sequences:
- a CDS encoding beta-N-acetylhexosaminidase, which translates to MKVKFLLFISSLFILNSQTIKSQGIYITPRPQEITTGYNALKISSETQIIFDNESENSAQKLTAYFKKDFDITLKTTNYQGLKKNFIAFQADESLSDEGYELSVSKDNIIICAKNDAGWFYAIQTLKQICSFSSYYSKYEKYIEIKEIKIKDAPRFKWRSFMLDEARYFKGMEQVKMLLDEMAFLKMNIFHWHLVDDQGWRIEIKKYPKLTEIGSKRKSTQIGPLQWDSPIQSAEPHEGFYTQEQIKEIIAYAKERHITVVPEIEMPGHSTAAIASYPWLGTSKKEIEVPIKFGVGKDVYDVTDPRVYTFLTDVLEEVMALFPSKIIHIGGDEVKYNQWKSSPSVNAYMKEKQLKTPADLQVYFTNKISKYLQSKGRRMMGWNEIMGHNLHAYQDQKDTKTTQKLAQESIIHFWKGDVQLATTAASNGYEIVNSLHNFTYLDYRYKNLPLSKAYSFDPIPEKLDEKYHDKVIGLGCQMWGEWIPTNGEMHYKVFPRIAAYAEVGWTEKEHKNFSSFKGALRNLQKRWTAKGIYFAPDEFVEKKK; encoded by the coding sequence ATGAAAGTCAAGTTTCTCCTATTTATTAGTTCGTTATTTATTTTAAACTCTCAGACCATCAAATCTCAAGGAATCTATATTACTCCTCGTCCTCAAGAAATAACTACAGGATATAATGCCTTGAAAATTAGCTCAGAAACGCAGATTATTTTTGATAACGAAAGCGAAAATAGTGCCCAGAAATTAACAGCGTATTTTAAAAAGGATTTTGATATAACTTTAAAAACGACCAATTATCAAGGTTTAAAAAAGAATTTTATCGCTTTTCAAGCGGATGAAAGCCTGTCTGATGAAGGTTATGAACTAAGCGTTTCTAAAGATAATATTATAATTTGTGCTAAAAATGATGCGGGTTGGTTCTATGCAATACAAACCTTAAAACAAATTTGTTCGTTTAGTTCTTATTATTCAAAATACGAAAAATATATCGAGATAAAAGAAATAAAGATTAAAGATGCTCCTAGATTTAAATGGAGATCTTTTATGTTAGATGAGGCAAGATACTTTAAAGGAATGGAACAGGTTAAAATGTTGTTAGATGAAATGGCATTTTTAAAAATGAATATTTTTCATTGGCATTTGGTTGATGATCAAGGTTGGCGTATTGAAATCAAAAAATATCCTAAACTAACCGAAATTGGTTCTAAAAGAAAAAGTACACAAATTGGTCCTTTGCAATGGGACAGTCCTATACAGTCTGCAGAACCTCATGAAGGTTTTTATACACAAGAGCAAATTAAAGAGATCATAGCCTATGCCAAAGAAAGACATATCACCGTGGTTCCTGAAATAGAAATGCCTGGTCATTCTACTGCTGCAATTGCTTCTTATCCTTGGTTAGGAACCTCAAAAAAAGAAATAGAAGTCCCTATTAAATTTGGTGTTGGTAAAGATGTCTATGATGTAACCGACCCTAGAGTTTATACATTTTTAACGGATGTTTTAGAGGAAGTAATGGCACTTTTCCCATCAAAAATAATTCATATTGGTGGTGATGAAGTAAAGTATAATCAGTGGAAATCGTCACCTTCTGTGAATGCATACATGAAGGAGAAACAATTAAAAACACCTGCTGATTTACAAGTTTATTTTACCAACAAAATCTCTAAATATTTACAAAGCAAGGGAAGAAGAATGATGGGTTGGAATGAAATTATGGGGCACAATCTGCATGCATACCAAGATCAAAAAGACACAAAAACTACTCAAAAATTAGCACAAGAAAGTATTATTCATTTTTGGAAAGGAGATGTACAGTTGGCAACCACCGCTGCTAGTAATGGTTATGAAATTGTAAATTCTCTTCATAATTTTACCTATTTGGATTATCGATATAAAAATTTACCCTTATCAAAAGCATATTCTTTTGACCCTATTCCTGAAAAATTAGATGAAAAATATCATGACAAAGTGATTGGTTTGGGCTGTCAAATGTGGGGAGAATGGATTCCTACAAACGGAGAAATGCATTACAAAGTTTTTCCAAGAATTGCCGCTTATGCAGAAGTTGGTTGGACAGAAAAAGAACATAAGAACTTTAGTTCTTTTAAAGGCGCTCTAAGAAACCTACAGAAAAGATGGACTGCCAAAGGAATCTACTTTGCACCGGATGAATTTGTAGAAAAAAAGAAATAA
- a CDS encoding mevalonate kinase family protein: MREITSIAPGRTCLFGDHQDYLGLPIIACAINQHITLKAIENNTNFFQIDLPDIHQKRTIPLNDVEATLKKGDHFIAALKVLKKLNCIPNCGFDIHITGTIPINSGTSSSSALVVAWVQFLIKAFGPQTLLTAETISQLAFEAEVTAFNAPGGKMDQYSIGLGNIIYLETGDYFSYEVLKAPLSGLIMAASGVPKETISLLKKLKTNSWKAIHEVKKKIPNFKIEEANIENLQLYLNCVSDDLRPYLEAAIGNFDVTQKALVEFRKETLDMVTIGHLMNQHHHYLKNLLKITVPKIDAMIDAALDAGALGAKIVGSGGGGSIAVLSLKNKEKKIINAILAAGAIDAYTVAIDTGARVFVTE; this comes from the coding sequence TTGAGAGAAATTACATCCATTGCACCAGGAAGAACCTGCTTGTTTGGCGATCATCAAGACTATTTAGGATTGCCTATTATTGCTTGCGCCATCAATCAACATATCACCTTAAAAGCAATAGAAAATAATACCAATTTCTTTCAAATTGATCTACCAGATATTCATCAAAAAAGAACGATTCCTTTAAATGATGTGGAGGCAACTTTAAAAAAAGGAGATCATTTTATTGCGGCTTTAAAAGTTTTAAAAAAATTAAATTGCATTCCAAATTGTGGCTTTGACATTCACATTACAGGAACCATTCCTATTAATTCAGGTACCTCTAGCTCCTCTGCCTTGGTCGTTGCTTGGGTTCAATTTTTAATAAAAGCCTTCGGACCACAAACCCTACTAACCGCTGAAACTATTTCTCAACTTGCTTTTGAAGCAGAAGTTACCGCGTTTAATGCACCCGGAGGAAAAATGGATCAATACAGCATCGGGTTGGGGAATATTATTTATTTAGAAACCGGCGACTATTTTTCTTATGAAGTTTTAAAAGCTCCTTTATCGGGGCTTATTATGGCTGCATCTGGAGTTCCTAAAGAAACCATCAGCTTGTTAAAAAAGTTAAAAACCAATTCTTGGAAAGCTATCCATGAAGTAAAGAAAAAAATTCCTAATTTTAAAATTGAAGAAGCTAATATTGAAAATTTACAACTATATTTAAATTGTGTTTCTGATGATTTAAGACCTTATTTAGAAGCTGCTATTGGTAATTTTGATGTAACCCAAAAAGCCTTGGTTGAGTTCAGAAAAGAAACTTTGGATATGGTTACCATTGGTCATTTAATGAACCAACATCATCATTATTTAAAAAACCTTTTAAAAATTACGGTCCCTAAAATTGATGCCATGATCGATGCCGCGCTAGATGCAGGTGCTTTAGGTGCAAAAATTGTAGGTTCAGGTGGTGGTGGAAGTATTGCCGTTTTATCACTTAAAAACAAGGAGAAAAAAATTATAAACGCTATTTTAGCCGCAGGTGCAATAGATGCATATACCGTTGCTATAGATACAGGCGCAAGGGTATTTGTAACCGAATAA
- a CDS encoding sugar phosphate nucleotidyltransferase: MNYKMHKNLIILAGGLSSRMKKSLQSDHISDEQNSQANDRSKSLISVGKENRPLMDYLLYNAKKAGYQNIYIVINEKGGLFKEYYGQKSTNNHFKGLNISFPIQYIPKDRVKPLGTADAVFQAVEQFPELNSQQYTVCNSDNLYSEASLRALRETNHLNAFICYDRDALKFSLEKIFRFAIISLNDKNYLKNIIEKPAIEFADNYKDNLGKIRVSMNIFKFDGSLMYPYLKNCPIHAKRNEKELPTAILNCVKDNAQAFLGIPISEHVPDLTAKEDIILIKEYLRKHYPNTLNW; this comes from the coding sequence ATGAACTATAAAATGCATAAAAATCTAATTATTTTAGCTGGCGGACTCTCTTCTAGGATGAAAAAATCCTTGCAATCAGATCATATTAGTGATGAACAAAATAGCCAAGCAAATGATAGAAGTAAGAGCTTAATTAGTGTGGGTAAAGAAAACCGACCTTTAATGGATTATCTTTTATACAACGCAAAAAAGGCAGGTTACCAAAACATCTACATTGTGATTAATGAAAAAGGAGGGTTGTTCAAAGAATATTATGGACAAAAATCTACCAACAATCATTTTAAAGGTCTTAACATTTCCTTTCCTATTCAATACATTCCTAAAGATAGGGTAAAACCTTTGGGCACTGCAGACGCTGTTTTTCAGGCAGTGGAACAATTTCCTGAATTAAACTCTCAACAATATACAGTTTGTAATAGTGATAATTTGTATTCGGAAGCCTCTTTAAGAGCGTTAAGAGAAACCAATCATTTAAATGCATTTATCTGTTATGATCGAGATGCTTTAAAATTTTCACTTGAAAAAATTTTTCGTTTTGCAATCATCAGTCTCAATGATAAAAATTATTTAAAAAACATCATTGAAAAACCAGCTATTGAATTTGCAGATAATTATAAGGACAATTTAGGAAAAATTAGAGTGAGTATGAATATTTTTAAATTTGATGGCAGCCTGATGTATCCCTATTTAAAAAATTGCCCAATACATGCAAAAAGAAATGAAAAAGAGTTGCCTACGGCTATTTTAAATTGTGTAAAAGATAATGCACAAGCATTTTTAGGAATTCCGATTTCTGAACATGTACCCGATTTAACCGCAAAAGAAGATATCATCCTCATTAAAGAATATCTTAGAAAACACTATCCAAATACATTAAATTGGTAA
- a CDS encoding sodium:solute symporter family protein: MIVLSTLDYVLIISFFLITLFIGIYVSKTSGKDSTEYFLSGRNMPWWLLGVSMVATTFSTDTPNFVTDIVRKDGVSANWMWWAFLITGLLTVFVYAKLWRKSNVKTDIEFYELRYGGKPARFLRGFRALYLGFLFNVFAMAGVTLAAIKIGSIMLGLEPWETIVYAGTVTVIFSALGGFKGVVYTDFILFFTAMAGSIGAAYYLVNLPQIGGIEALIAHKNVADKLSILPDFNDTEALITLLIIPLTVQWWSSWYPGAEPGGGGYIAQRMLAAKDENHAIGATFFFNIMHYALRPWPWILVALASLIIFPDIASIQEAFPNITQDKLGNDLAYSAMLTKLPSGLLGLVLASLIAAYMSTISTHLNWGSSYIVNDFYKQHIKKEASEKELVLVGRISTIVLMLFSALFALYLQNAKQLFDIIIMFGAGTGLIFILRWFWWRINAWSEISAMIVSGVISLIFSSETITQLFFSEQGFFPAWAKLPIIVFSTTLLWLLVTFITQPENQEVLVHFYKKTQPGGPGWSRVLKQLNTDDLKVIDLHKKWNVPAGIVAMLIGCILIYGCLFASGYWIYRAYKHAIIASIVVVIAGFFLIKVWRKIKADIL, translated from the coding sequence ATGATCGTTTTAAGTACTTTAGATTATGTTTTAATCATCTCCTTTTTTTTAATCACTTTATTTATCGGAATTTATGTCTCGAAAACATCCGGAAAAGATTCTACTGAATATTTTCTTTCGGGTAGAAATATGCCTTGGTGGTTGTTAGGTGTATCGATGGTAGCGACTACATTTTCTACAGACACGCCCAACTTTGTAACCGATATTGTGCGTAAAGATGGGGTCTCTGCAAACTGGATGTGGTGGGCTTTTTTAATCACCGGTTTATTAACTGTTTTTGTATATGCAAAACTTTGGCGAAAATCGAATGTAAAAACTGATATCGAATTTTATGAACTTCGTTATGGCGGAAAACCTGCACGATTTTTAAGAGGCTTTAGAGCTTTATATTTAGGGTTCCTTTTTAATGTTTTTGCCATGGCTGGTGTAACTTTAGCAGCTATAAAAATTGGGAGTATCATGCTAGGACTTGAACCCTGGGAAACCATCGTTTATGCCGGTACGGTTACCGTAATTTTTAGCGCATTAGGAGGCTTTAAAGGGGTTGTTTATACAGATTTTATTTTATTTTTTACAGCAATGGCGGGTTCTATTGGAGCGGCTTATTATTTGGTAAACTTGCCACAAATTGGTGGTATAGAAGCTTTAATTGCGCATAAAAACGTTGCTGATAAACTATCAATTTTACCAGACTTTAATGACACAGAAGCTCTTATAACGCTATTAATTATACCGTTAACGGTACAATGGTGGAGTTCTTGGTATCCTGGAGCAGAACCTGGTGGCGGCGGTTATATTGCTCAACGAATGTTGGCCGCAAAAGATGAAAATCATGCTATTGGCGCTACTTTTTTCTTTAATATTATGCACTATGCCCTAAGACCTTGGCCATGGATATTGGTCGCATTAGCATCTTTAATTATATTTCCAGATATTGCCAGTATTCAAGAAGCTTTCCCGAATATTACACAAGATAAATTAGGGAATGATTTAGCATATTCTGCCATGTTAACTAAATTACCAAGTGGTTTATTAGGCTTGGTTTTAGCCTCTTTAATAGCGGCTTATATGTCTACCATTTCTACACATTTAAATTGGGGATCTTCTTACATCGTTAATGATTTTTACAAACAGCATATAAAAAAAGAGGCTTCTGAAAAAGAATTGGTTTTGGTTGGTAGAATTTCTACAATTGTCTTAATGCTTTTTAGTGCATTATTTGCCCTATATCTTCAAAATGCAAAACAACTTTTTGATATTATCATTATGTTTGGCGCCGGTACCGGACTTATTTTTATTTTAAGATGGTTTTGGTGGCGGATAAATGCCTGGAGTGAAATTTCTGCCATGATTGTGTCTGGAGTCATTTCTTTAATTTTTTCTTCGGAAACTATTACTCAACTTTTTTTTAGTGAACAAGGTTTTTTTCCTGCTTGGGCAAAACTTCCAATTATTGTATTTAGTACCACTCTTCTCTGGCTTTTGGTAACTTTTATTACCCAACCTGAAAATCAAGAGGTACTCGTTCATTTTTATAAAAAAACGCAACCTGGTGGACCTGGATGGTCGCGTGTCTTAAAACAACTAAATACTGATGACCTAAAGGTTATTGACCTTCATAAAAAATGGAATGTACCTGCAGGTATTGTTGCCATGTTAATCGGTTGTATTTTGATATACGGTTGCCTATTTGCTTCTGGGTATTGGATATACAGAGCCTATAAGCACGCAATTATAGCCTCTATAGTCGTTGTGATCGCTGGTTTCTTTTTAATAAAAGTTTGGCGAAAAATAAAGGCAGATATTTTATAA